Genomic window (Marmota flaviventris isolate mMarFla1 chromosome X, mMarFla1.hap1, whole genome shotgun sequence):
taaatacataaacaaaaaaagaagagggctggggttgtaactcagtggtcaggcacccctggattcgatccccagtgcaaaatttaaaaaaagaaagaaaggaatgtaaCATGGTCCGCTTTATGCTGTGAATGCAGCCCTTGCTGTTCTGCttctgcaacttatttttaaaacgaacatgtttctttcttttcctctctctgcccctccctaatctctccccctctgtaatctcaggggaaacaggattacctttcttacCCATCTTAGACAAGAGTTATCTGTCCCCACCATAGGAAGGAAATAATCTAGACTTTAGGGATGGTACCAGATGATCTCAGAAaggactatctcccaaattaataagtgaattacaactcAACAGAGAACATGTAGAATACATCCTTCGAATCGCCTCTttaggtcagttggtagagtgcttgcctcccatgcataaggccctgggttcatccccagcaccacacaaaaaacaaacaaaaaaacggaatcacctttttaaaatccCCCACTTCCTGCTATTGGGCAGAATCATAGCCTCTGGGACGGAAgccccctgtgtttctcctttgctagcaaacaATAAAcctcctttttctcaaaacctcgTTATTGGACTGGCAtaggggacaaggactgagcttttgacaacaggaagaagaaaaagagaaggaaagaaggaaggagggagggagggagcacacTGCATAGTCCCCCACCATAAGCAGGAGGAGTGCAAAGAAAACAGCCAAGCAAAAGTGAAGGGAGGAAGAACGGggagaagatatatatatatgagagagagagagagaaataaaagcctAGGGACATTCTTAAAAACCACTGACTTGGACTCTTCAAAAATGTCAATGTTGCAAAAGGCAAAACAAGCTAGGGAGCTCTTCTAAAATGATGGATTAACTGAAAGAGTTAAGGAAATGTGAACTTTGATTAGATCTTGAATCTTCCCCCTCcgacaaggggaaaaaaacccccGTAACACTATAAGATTTAAATATGCACTACATATTAGATAATAGTGCTGTACTAAATGTTAATTATCTGAGtggattattgtgttgtggttaaGTAGGCGAAACTCCTTGTTCTTCAGAGGCAcatgctaaaatatttactgGTGGAATGTCGCTatgagcagggtgtggtggcgcatgcctgtgatctcagcagcttggcaggccaaagcaggaggatcctgagttcaaaaccagcctcggcaactcagGGGGtccctgagcaactcaatgagaccctgtctctaaataaaatataaaaaatggctgtggatggggctcagtggttcaatgccccagggttcaatccctggtaccaaaaaaaaaaaaaaagtctctatgCCTCCAAGTAACACACTCGGGCAGTTGTGCCAGGAGTGAAATTCTATAACTACTTGAGGAATTTTGCACCGACAGCCTCCTGGCCAAAGCTGGTAGCTGGGGGATTTCAGGTTGCGGTGGCCCGCGCCATGTAGCCGTCACCATGGTGGCATAGGGTCGCAGACAGCCCGCACACAGTGTGCCAGTACGCTGGTGATGGTGCACGCCATGAGCAGCAAGGACAAAACAGGCAACGTTTCCTCTGCACAGATGCAGAAGCTGGGCCGTCGCCTCCCTGGGTTGCACGTGGAGCCCTGAATGTGGCCGCAGCACAGCGGGGAGGGCGGAGCGAAGCCGCCTCCACCTCTTCCACGGGGACAAAGACACAGGCACACTCGGTCCACTGTTTCCCGAGGCGAAGGCACGCGCGCCCACCCCGACAGGAACACGACAGGGGTTCTGCGCGCCTGACGCCCGGATGCACTTCAGACAGGCGCAGGCGCGAAGGCAAGCCACGCCCCCACGAGATAGCAGCACGTGCGGCCAGAGGCGCTTTACGGCAATGGGGGAAGGCACGAGGCCGCTGGAGGACGTCACGTTGGGGGCACTGTGTGTTCTGGGCTCAACGCTCCAAGTCATTGAGGGCTGCCAGTTCGGCCGTTGACCGTCCGACGGCCAGGCGATCATGGGGGTGACGGAAGAGGTGTTGAAGAAGGCCAAAGACTACGTGAAGACTAAGGAGTTCCGGGATTACGTAACCAGCACCCACTTCTGGGGTCCTGTGGCCAACTGGGGCCTTCCATTGGCCGCCTTGAGGGACATGAAGGCGTCGCCGGAGCTCATCAGTGGCCGCATGACCACAGCACTCATCTTGTACTCGATGACCTTCATGCGCTTCGCCTACCGTGTGCAGCCTCGAAACATGTTGTTGATGGCGTGCCACTTCACCAACGTGGTGGCACAGAGTGTGCAGGCTGGTCGCTACATAAACTATCACTATCTTGGTGACGCCCAGCGGGCCACCGCCTCC
Coding sequences:
- the Mpc1l gene encoding mitochondrial pyruvate carrier 1-like protein, coding for MGVTEEVLKKAKDYVKTKEFRDYVTSTHFWGPVANWGLPLAALRDMKASPELISGRMTTALILYSMTFMRFAYRVQPRNMLLMACHFTNVVAQSVQAGRYINYHYLGDAQRATASKGSATPAASSGVRCPPKAS